From a single Brassica oleracea var. oleracea cultivar TO1000 chromosome C5, BOL, whole genome shotgun sequence genomic region:
- the LOC106295824 gene encoding cytidine deaminase 1 — protein sequence MDKPSFVISPEEAESAANQLGVSVLQLLPSLVNPAKSFARPPISKFHVGAVGIGSSGRIFLGVNVEFPGLPLHHSIHAEQFLVTNLTLNGERHLRNFAVSAAPCGHCRQFLQEIRDASEIRLIITDPNATADPDADSDGFLRLGSILPHRFGPEDLLEKDFPLILEHHDNNLTISDLDPICNGNTVELKRTALAAANRSYAPYSLCPSGVALVDCDGKVYRGWYMESAAYNPSLGPVQAALVDYIANGGGGGYERIVGAVLVEKEDAVVRQEHTARLLIQMISPKCDFSVYHCH from the coding sequence ATGGATAAGCCTAGCTTTGTAATCTCACCCGAAGAAGCTGAATCCGCCGCGAACCAACTCGGCGTCTCCGTCCTCCAGCTCCTCCCTTCGCTGGTCAACCCTGCGAAATCCTTCGCTCGACCACCGATCTCAAAATTCCACGTCGGAGCCGTCGGAATCGGATCATCGGGTCGGATCTTCTTAGGAGTCAATGTCGAGTTCCCAGGCCTCCCTCTCCACCACTCGATCCACGCGGAGCAGTTCCTCGTCACCAATCTCACCCTCAACGGCGAGCGTCATCTCCGCAACTTCGCCGTCTCCGCCGCGCCGTGTGGACATTGCCGTCAATTCCTCCAAGAGATACGCGACGCGTCGGAGATCAGACTCATAATCACCGATCCGAACGCCACCGCGGATCCCGACGCCGATTCAGACGGATTCCTCCGCCTCGGGAGCATCTTGCCGCACAGATTCGGCCCCGAGGATCTTCTCGAGAAAGACTTCCCTCTCATCCTCGAGCATCACGATAACAACCTCACGATCTCGGATCTCGATCCGATCTGCAACGGAAACACCGTGGAATTGAAACGCACGGCTCTAGCGGCGGCGAACAGATCCTACGCGCCGTATAGTTTGTGTCCGTCGGGAGTTGCGCTGGTGGATTGCGACGGGAAAGTGTATAGAGGATGGTACATGGAATCGGCGGCGTATAATCCTAGCTTGGGACCAGTACAGGCGGCGTTGGTGGATTACATTGCTAACGGAGGCGGAGGAGGTTACGAGAGAATCGTCGGAGCTGTGCTTGTGGAGAAAGAAGACGCGGTGGTGCGGCAAGAGCACACGGCGAGGTTGCTGATACAGATGATATCGCCGAAATGCGATTTCAGCGTCTACCATTGCCATTGA